Proteins from a genomic interval of Zingiber officinale cultivar Zhangliang chromosome 2A, Zo_v1.1, whole genome shotgun sequence:
- the LOC122042364 gene encoding pentatricopeptide repeat-containing protein At4g17616-like isoform X1 → MSRFLVQFFHFHRRLSLLTISSKVVVSVDRTGLTSAVASAKYGVPPQRHISSRIQPSDLWEGSSYEILLRKFEFSLQDDSLDEAWEAFSNFKRLHGYPEHQLVSKLIASLSYSTSSDWIRKAYDLAVMISKEKPDLVRFESFSRLSLSLARYQMPIPASTILRIMLERGKFVPKDILTTFFLHLVKSQIGSYLAMDLLIEICEYFLNRGLYSRNAVKINLTKPSILIFNLVLNSCVRFTCLIKAGQIIEMMARVGAIADSNSILTISQIHEMMGERVDLQNFKVHIDGITSASMNNQYCHFYDCLLSLHFMYNDLDAAVELMLDLFQRRKSQHSSTRGSLAESNASQGKCYFHIGSSNLGMGNRITVAPKNLEDGFLVAAQRHLGFIHFMDGKLVPTYKFLAKLTNVCVKERKVDKLSNFLINMDKDIDPGGPNLCSDVLHACIMLGWLDTAHDILDDLELAKVSIEASSYLALLNAYSKKNMYKESRILVKQMKKSGLVFSISDEYKCALGYASFPISDIKASNSLEKSELVQSLELENKKYKLESELIYEFNSSILFFCRAKMMEDALKTLKRMREKNVQPTVLTFSYLVNGYSSLEMYREIIILWGDIRRQMECGALSANRDLFDCLLWNFLKGGYFARSMEIVDYMFKNNVYVDKWKYRMEFLKHHKNLYQSLKESSCRTDTQSRRLQHVKAFRKWAGIDQ, encoded by the exons ATGAGTCGTTTTCTCGTTCAGTTCTTTCATTTTCACCGAAGGCTCTCTTTGTTAACCATCTCGTCCAAGGTTGTTGTAAGT GTCGATCGCACTGGATTAACCAGTGCAGTAGCCAGCGCGAAGTATGGCGTTCCACCCCAGCGTCATATTTCCAGTAGAATTCAACCGAGTGACCTGTGGGAAGGTTCctcttatgaaattttgttgagGAAATTCGAGTTTTCTCTGCAAGATGATTCCTTGGATGAAGCGTGGGAAGCATTTAGCAATTTCAAAAGGCTGCATGGATACCCTGAACATCAACTGGTGAGCAAACTGATTGCTTCTCTTTCTTATTCAACGAGCTCTGATTGGATTCGGAAAGCTTATGATTTGGCAGTGATGATTTCGAAGGAAAAACCTGATCTTGTTcgctttgaatccttttccagaCTGTCTCTTTCTTTAGCAAGATATCAGATGCCAATTCCTGCCTCCACAATCCTCCGGATCATGTTGGAACGAGGAAAATTTGTTCCAAAAGATATATTAACCACCTTTTTTTTACACCTAGTGAAGTCTCAAATTGGGTCCTATCTTGCAATGGATCTCTTAATTGAAATCTGCGAGTATTTTTTGAATCGTGGCTTATACTCGAGGAATGCTGTTAAGATCAACCTAACCAAGCCTTCTATTCTCATTTTCAACCTAGTTCTCAATTCATGTGTAAGGTTTACTTGTTTGATTAAAGCAGGACAAATAATAGAAATGATGGCAAGAGTTGGAGCTATTGCCGATTCAAATTCCATTTTGACAATCTCACAGATCCATGAGATGATGGGAGAGCGTGTTGATTTGCAAAATTTCAAAGTGCATATTGATGGTATCACTTCGGCATCAATGAATAATCAATATTGTCATTTTTATGACTGCCTTTTGAGCTTGCATTTCATGTACAATGATTTGGATGCTGCTGTGGAGCTTATGTTAGATCTTTTCCAAAGAAGGAAATCTCAACATTCGTCTACTAGGGGATCACTTGCAGAGTCTAATGCATCACAAGGAAAATGCTATTTTCATATTGGATCAAGCAACCTAGGGATGGGAAATAGAATTACAGTTGCTCCAAAGAACTTGGAGGATGGTTTTTTGGTTGCTGCCCAAAGGCACTTGGGATTTATTCACTTTATGGACGGTAAACTTGTGCCCACCTACAAATTTCTTGCAAAGCTTACAAATGTTTGTGTGAAAGAAAGAAAGGTTGATAAGCTATCTAATTTCTTGATTAACATGGATAAGGATATTGATCCAGGAGGTCCTAATTTATGTTCAGATGTTTTGCATGCGTGCATTATGTTAGGTTGGTTGGACACTGCCCACGACATTTTGGATGATTTGGAATTAGCTAAGGTGTCCATTGAAGCCAGTTCTTATTTAGCACTTTTGAATGCATATTCTAAGAAAAATATGTACAAGGAATCGAGAATTCTAGTAAAGCAAATGAAGAAATCAGGTTTAGTCTTTAGTATATCCGATGAATACAAGTGTGCTTTGGGATATGCATCCTTCCCTATTTCAGATATAAAAGCATCAAATTCATTGGAAAAATCAGAGCTGGTCCAGAGTCTTGAACTAGAAAACAAGAAATATAAACTGGAAAGTGAATTAATTTATGAGTTTAATAGTTCAATTTTATTCTTTTGCAGAGCTAAAATGATGGAAGATGCTCTAAAGACTTTAAAACGGATGAGAGAAAAAAATGTCCAACCAACAGTTCTTACCTTCAGTTACCTCGTCAATGGTTATTCATCTTTAGAAATGTATCGTGAGATTATAATCTTGTGGGGAGACATAAGGAGGCAGATGGAATGTGGAGCTTTGTCTGCAAATAGAGACTTGTTTGACTGCTTACTCTGGAATTTTCTAAAAGGGGGTTATTTTGCAAGATCAATGGAAATTGTTGATTACATGTTTAAGAACAATGTTTATGTGGATAAATGGAAGTACAGAATGGAGTTTCTGAAGCACCACAAAAATCTTTACCAAAGTTTAAAAGAATCGTCTTGCAGAACAGATACTCAGAGTAGGAGGCTTCAACATGTTAAAGCATTTAGGAAATGGGCTGGTATTGACCAATAG
- the LOC122042364 gene encoding pentatricopeptide repeat-containing protein At4g17616-like isoform X2, whose amino-acid sequence MSRFLVQFFHFHRRLSLLTISSKVVVDRTGLTSAVASAKYGVPPQRHISSRIQPSDLWEGSSYEILLRKFEFSLQDDSLDEAWEAFSNFKRLHGYPEHQLVSKLIASLSYSTSSDWIRKAYDLAVMISKEKPDLVRFESFSRLSLSLARYQMPIPASTILRIMLERGKFVPKDILTTFFLHLVKSQIGSYLAMDLLIEICEYFLNRGLYSRNAVKINLTKPSILIFNLVLNSCVRFTCLIKAGQIIEMMARVGAIADSNSILTISQIHEMMGERVDLQNFKVHIDGITSASMNNQYCHFYDCLLSLHFMYNDLDAAVELMLDLFQRRKSQHSSTRGSLAESNASQGKCYFHIGSSNLGMGNRITVAPKNLEDGFLVAAQRHLGFIHFMDGKLVPTYKFLAKLTNVCVKERKVDKLSNFLINMDKDIDPGGPNLCSDVLHACIMLGWLDTAHDILDDLELAKVSIEASSYLALLNAYSKKNMYKESRILVKQMKKSGLVFSISDEYKCALGYASFPISDIKASNSLEKSELVQSLELENKKYKLESELIYEFNSSILFFCRAKMMEDALKTLKRMREKNVQPTVLTFSYLVNGYSSLEMYREIIILWGDIRRQMECGALSANRDLFDCLLWNFLKGGYFARSMEIVDYMFKNNVYVDKWKYRMEFLKHHKNLYQSLKESSCRTDTQSRRLQHVKAFRKWAGIDQ is encoded by the exons ATGAGTCGTTTTCTCGTTCAGTTCTTTCATTTTCACCGAAGGCTCTCTTTGTTAACCATCTCGTCCAAGGTTGTT GTCGATCGCACTGGATTAACCAGTGCAGTAGCCAGCGCGAAGTATGGCGTTCCACCCCAGCGTCATATTTCCAGTAGAATTCAACCGAGTGACCTGTGGGAAGGTTCctcttatgaaattttgttgagGAAATTCGAGTTTTCTCTGCAAGATGATTCCTTGGATGAAGCGTGGGAAGCATTTAGCAATTTCAAAAGGCTGCATGGATACCCTGAACATCAACTGGTGAGCAAACTGATTGCTTCTCTTTCTTATTCAACGAGCTCTGATTGGATTCGGAAAGCTTATGATTTGGCAGTGATGATTTCGAAGGAAAAACCTGATCTTGTTcgctttgaatccttttccagaCTGTCTCTTTCTTTAGCAAGATATCAGATGCCAATTCCTGCCTCCACAATCCTCCGGATCATGTTGGAACGAGGAAAATTTGTTCCAAAAGATATATTAACCACCTTTTTTTTACACCTAGTGAAGTCTCAAATTGGGTCCTATCTTGCAATGGATCTCTTAATTGAAATCTGCGAGTATTTTTTGAATCGTGGCTTATACTCGAGGAATGCTGTTAAGATCAACCTAACCAAGCCTTCTATTCTCATTTTCAACCTAGTTCTCAATTCATGTGTAAGGTTTACTTGTTTGATTAAAGCAGGACAAATAATAGAAATGATGGCAAGAGTTGGAGCTATTGCCGATTCAAATTCCATTTTGACAATCTCACAGATCCATGAGATGATGGGAGAGCGTGTTGATTTGCAAAATTTCAAAGTGCATATTGATGGTATCACTTCGGCATCAATGAATAATCAATATTGTCATTTTTATGACTGCCTTTTGAGCTTGCATTTCATGTACAATGATTTGGATGCTGCTGTGGAGCTTATGTTAGATCTTTTCCAAAGAAGGAAATCTCAACATTCGTCTACTAGGGGATCACTTGCAGAGTCTAATGCATCACAAGGAAAATGCTATTTTCATATTGGATCAAGCAACCTAGGGATGGGAAATAGAATTACAGTTGCTCCAAAGAACTTGGAGGATGGTTTTTTGGTTGCTGCCCAAAGGCACTTGGGATTTATTCACTTTATGGACGGTAAACTTGTGCCCACCTACAAATTTCTTGCAAAGCTTACAAATGTTTGTGTGAAAGAAAGAAAGGTTGATAAGCTATCTAATTTCTTGATTAACATGGATAAGGATATTGATCCAGGAGGTCCTAATTTATGTTCAGATGTTTTGCATGCGTGCATTATGTTAGGTTGGTTGGACACTGCCCACGACATTTTGGATGATTTGGAATTAGCTAAGGTGTCCATTGAAGCCAGTTCTTATTTAGCACTTTTGAATGCATATTCTAAGAAAAATATGTACAAGGAATCGAGAATTCTAGTAAAGCAAATGAAGAAATCAGGTTTAGTCTTTAGTATATCCGATGAATACAAGTGTGCTTTGGGATATGCATCCTTCCCTATTTCAGATATAAAAGCATCAAATTCATTGGAAAAATCAGAGCTGGTCCAGAGTCTTGAACTAGAAAACAAGAAATATAAACTGGAAAGTGAATTAATTTATGAGTTTAATAGTTCAATTTTATTCTTTTGCAGAGCTAAAATGATGGAAGATGCTCTAAAGACTTTAAAACGGATGAGAGAAAAAAATGTCCAACCAACAGTTCTTACCTTCAGTTACCTCGTCAATGGTTATTCATCTTTAGAAATGTATCGTGAGATTATAATCTTGTGGGGAGACATAAGGAGGCAGATGGAATGTGGAGCTTTGTCTGCAAATAGAGACTTGTTTGACTGCTTACTCTGGAATTTTCTAAAAGGGGGTTATTTTGCAAGATCAATGGAAATTGTTGATTACATGTTTAAGAACAATGTTTATGTGGATAAATGGAAGTACAGAATGGAGTTTCTGAAGCACCACAAAAATCTTTACCAAAGTTTAAAAGAATCGTCTTGCAGAACAGATACTCAGAGTAGGAGGCTTCAACATGTTAAAGCATTTAGGAAATGGGCTGGTATTGACCAATAG
- the LOC122042364 gene encoding pentatricopeptide repeat-containing protein At4g17616-like isoform X3, which produces MSRFLVQFFHFHRRLSLLTISSKVDRTGLTSAVASAKYGVPPQRHISSRIQPSDLWEGSSYEILLRKFEFSLQDDSLDEAWEAFSNFKRLHGYPEHQLVSKLIASLSYSTSSDWIRKAYDLAVMISKEKPDLVRFESFSRLSLSLARYQMPIPASTILRIMLERGKFVPKDILTTFFLHLVKSQIGSYLAMDLLIEICEYFLNRGLYSRNAVKINLTKPSILIFNLVLNSCVRFTCLIKAGQIIEMMARVGAIADSNSILTISQIHEMMGERVDLQNFKVHIDGITSASMNNQYCHFYDCLLSLHFMYNDLDAAVELMLDLFQRRKSQHSSTRGSLAESNASQGKCYFHIGSSNLGMGNRITVAPKNLEDGFLVAAQRHLGFIHFMDGKLVPTYKFLAKLTNVCVKERKVDKLSNFLINMDKDIDPGGPNLCSDVLHACIMLGWLDTAHDILDDLELAKVSIEASSYLALLNAYSKKNMYKESRILVKQMKKSGLVFSISDEYKCALGYASFPISDIKASNSLEKSELVQSLELENKKYKLESELIYEFNSSILFFCRAKMMEDALKTLKRMREKNVQPTVLTFSYLVNGYSSLEMYREIIILWGDIRRQMECGALSANRDLFDCLLWNFLKGGYFARSMEIVDYMFKNNVYVDKWKYRMEFLKHHKNLYQSLKESSCRTDTQSRRLQHVKAFRKWAGIDQ; this is translated from the exons ATGAGTCGTTTTCTCGTTCAGTTCTTTCATTTTCACCGAAGGCTCTCTTTGTTAACCATCTCGTCCAAG GTCGATCGCACTGGATTAACCAGTGCAGTAGCCAGCGCGAAGTATGGCGTTCCACCCCAGCGTCATATTTCCAGTAGAATTCAACCGAGTGACCTGTGGGAAGGTTCctcttatgaaattttgttgagGAAATTCGAGTTTTCTCTGCAAGATGATTCCTTGGATGAAGCGTGGGAAGCATTTAGCAATTTCAAAAGGCTGCATGGATACCCTGAACATCAACTGGTGAGCAAACTGATTGCTTCTCTTTCTTATTCAACGAGCTCTGATTGGATTCGGAAAGCTTATGATTTGGCAGTGATGATTTCGAAGGAAAAACCTGATCTTGTTcgctttgaatccttttccagaCTGTCTCTTTCTTTAGCAAGATATCAGATGCCAATTCCTGCCTCCACAATCCTCCGGATCATGTTGGAACGAGGAAAATTTGTTCCAAAAGATATATTAACCACCTTTTTTTTACACCTAGTGAAGTCTCAAATTGGGTCCTATCTTGCAATGGATCTCTTAATTGAAATCTGCGAGTATTTTTTGAATCGTGGCTTATACTCGAGGAATGCTGTTAAGATCAACCTAACCAAGCCTTCTATTCTCATTTTCAACCTAGTTCTCAATTCATGTGTAAGGTTTACTTGTTTGATTAAAGCAGGACAAATAATAGAAATGATGGCAAGAGTTGGAGCTATTGCCGATTCAAATTCCATTTTGACAATCTCACAGATCCATGAGATGATGGGAGAGCGTGTTGATTTGCAAAATTTCAAAGTGCATATTGATGGTATCACTTCGGCATCAATGAATAATCAATATTGTCATTTTTATGACTGCCTTTTGAGCTTGCATTTCATGTACAATGATTTGGATGCTGCTGTGGAGCTTATGTTAGATCTTTTCCAAAGAAGGAAATCTCAACATTCGTCTACTAGGGGATCACTTGCAGAGTCTAATGCATCACAAGGAAAATGCTATTTTCATATTGGATCAAGCAACCTAGGGATGGGAAATAGAATTACAGTTGCTCCAAAGAACTTGGAGGATGGTTTTTTGGTTGCTGCCCAAAGGCACTTGGGATTTATTCACTTTATGGACGGTAAACTTGTGCCCACCTACAAATTTCTTGCAAAGCTTACAAATGTTTGTGTGAAAGAAAGAAAGGTTGATAAGCTATCTAATTTCTTGATTAACATGGATAAGGATATTGATCCAGGAGGTCCTAATTTATGTTCAGATGTTTTGCATGCGTGCATTATGTTAGGTTGGTTGGACACTGCCCACGACATTTTGGATGATTTGGAATTAGCTAAGGTGTCCATTGAAGCCAGTTCTTATTTAGCACTTTTGAATGCATATTCTAAGAAAAATATGTACAAGGAATCGAGAATTCTAGTAAAGCAAATGAAGAAATCAGGTTTAGTCTTTAGTATATCCGATGAATACAAGTGTGCTTTGGGATATGCATCCTTCCCTATTTCAGATATAAAAGCATCAAATTCATTGGAAAAATCAGAGCTGGTCCAGAGTCTTGAACTAGAAAACAAGAAATATAAACTGGAAAGTGAATTAATTTATGAGTTTAATAGTTCAATTTTATTCTTTTGCAGAGCTAAAATGATGGAAGATGCTCTAAAGACTTTAAAACGGATGAGAGAAAAAAATGTCCAACCAACAGTTCTTACCTTCAGTTACCTCGTCAATGGTTATTCATCTTTAGAAATGTATCGTGAGATTATAATCTTGTGGGGAGACATAAGGAGGCAGATGGAATGTGGAGCTTTGTCTGCAAATAGAGACTTGTTTGACTGCTTACTCTGGAATTTTCTAAAAGGGGGTTATTTTGCAAGATCAATGGAAATTGTTGATTACATGTTTAAGAACAATGTTTATGTGGATAAATGGAAGTACAGAATGGAGTTTCTGAAGCACCACAAAAATCTTTACCAAAGTTTAAAAGAATCGTCTTGCAGAACAGATACTCAGAGTAGGAGGCTTCAACATGTTAAAGCATTTAGGAAATGGGCTGGTATTGACCAATAG